One stretch of Aquimarina sp. Aq107 DNA includes these proteins:
- a CDS encoding sugar isomerase, with protein MITSTFIPKLTSEQKFMLSVIVVNAGNYLYNLLLGRILGPEMFADAALLITFLLVLSFVAMTFQLATAKFSVLFENTTFKSFISLAYKYAGITGIVIGAAMIVFAKQLQELFNTNSSLMFTLFGLGVPIYFIMSVNRGFFQGTKRFEKLAWTYQGEMFSRLIITLLLIFTISQVSSSILVVTGIVISFFFGLLPFKKENFSLRATNVLSKEQTSQISKFFVLTAFYELTQIIINNSDILLVKHYFTEYDAGLYASLALIGRVVYFVTWMFVMLLLPAVIEKKKLGEATAPILVKYVGYVVGLASVVVLGCYLFPEFAIHVLFGDAYLSMAPLLWKYAIATALFAVSNIFAYYFLSLDQYIPVVVSGLLGISQILLIIFFHSSLLEVVLVQIIAMAVLLVIQLAYFFYKYGENSN; from the coding sequence TCCAAAACTCACATCGGAACAAAAATTTATGCTTAGCGTTATTGTAGTTAATGCAGGAAATTATCTGTATAACTTATTGTTAGGGAGGATTTTAGGTCCAGAAATGTTTGCAGATGCCGCATTATTGATAACATTTTTGTTGGTGTTGTCTTTCGTAGCAATGACATTTCAATTAGCCACAGCAAAGTTTTCTGTTTTATTTGAGAATACTACTTTTAAGAGTTTTATTTCTTTAGCATATAAATATGCAGGTATTACTGGTATCGTAATAGGTGCAGCGATGATTGTTTTTGCTAAACAGTTGCAAGAACTTTTTAATACCAATTCTTCATTAATGTTTACCCTTTTTGGATTAGGAGTACCGATCTATTTTATAATGAGCGTAAACAGAGGTTTTTTTCAAGGTACAAAAAGGTTCGAGAAATTAGCTTGGACATATCAAGGGGAGATGTTTAGTCGTTTGATTATTACATTGTTGTTGATTTTTACGATTTCTCAAGTAAGCTCTTCGATTTTAGTAGTAACAGGTATTGTGATTTCATTCTTTTTTGGTCTATTACCTTTTAAGAAAGAGAACTTTTCGCTGCGTGCGACAAATGTGTTAAGTAAAGAACAAACGAGTCAGATTAGTAAGTTTTTCGTACTTACAGCTTTTTATGAGTTAACCCAAATAATAATTAATAATAGTGACATCTTATTAGTTAAGCACTATTTTACAGAATATGATGCTGGATTATATGCTTCTCTTGCACTTATAGGAAGAGTGGTGTATTTTGTAACTTGGATGTTCGTAATGCTTCTATTACCAGCCGTAATAGAAAAGAAAAAATTAGGAGAAGCTACAGCTCCAATTCTAGTTAAATATGTAGGATATGTAGTAGGATTGGCTTCTGTTGTTGTTTTAGGTTGTTATCTTTTTCCAGAATTTGCAATTCACGTTTTATTTGGTGACGCTTATTTATCCATGGCTCCATTACTTTGGAAATATGCAATTGCCACAGCATTGTTCGCAGTGTCTAACATATTTGCATATTATTTCTTGTCACTAGATCAATATATACCAGTAGTAGTTTCTGGGTTATTAGGAATTTCACAAATTTTATTGATCATATTTTTTCATAGCTCTTTGTTAGAAGTAGTATTGGTACAAATAATTGCAATGGCTGTTTTATTAGTTATTCAGCTAGCGTATTTCTTTTATAAATATGGGGAAAATTCAAACTAA
- a CDS encoding glycoside hydrolase family 2 TIM barrel-domain containing protein has product MKKQNKMIYRSFIIISFIFINGLILFGISQTLSFLNTGADRSMMLHIGVKNKQAYIPKVNWKDTINPARPIEKQTMVDIQKDYINSWYVRNVGYTTYDSLGIFDFYTESARENLIKGIEFNIENKVKVVSTTLNHNLALDFYSADGQLVVFEDQNVTSYTQFFKENELQFATKDTSDYKIAMLLEDGFWRVRHIVKQPLSKPDTVLQKKSPYIKGKKIIVDSSTYQIKGINYYPQKNPWNMFGDDFEIATIRKDLEIIKNAGLNTIRIFVPYEEFGKEYVKAEKLKKLKQVLDLAEDAKLKAVVTLFDFYGNYAIDDWTFTHKHAEQIVNAIKDHNALLVWDIKNEPNLDFESRRKETVLAWLKEMTHQVRSLDSVHPITVGWSSIESANLLSDELDIISFHYYRDLENFSESFNTISSINKPLVLQEFGLSSNKGLWAPFGNSEKDQASYHEKFQKIIQKNKLHYMSWTLYDFDNIPTEVVGRLPWRKNAQKHFGFIDSEGNKKDAFQFISY; this is encoded by the coding sequence ATGAAGAAACAAAATAAAATGATATACAGGTCTTTCATTATTATTTCATTTATATTCATAAATGGACTTATCCTTTTTGGTATAAGTCAAACATTATCTTTTCTCAATACTGGTGCGGATCGTTCTATGATGCTTCATATTGGTGTAAAAAATAAGCAAGCGTATATACCTAAAGTCAATTGGAAAGACACTATAAATCCCGCAAGACCAATTGAGAAACAAACCATGGTAGATATCCAAAAAGATTATATTAATTCTTGGTATGTTAGAAATGTCGGATATACAACGTATGACTCTTTGGGTATTTTTGATTTTTATACAGAAAGTGCTCGTGAAAATTTGATAAAAGGTATTGAATTTAATATCGAAAATAAGGTAAAAGTAGTTAGTACTACCCTAAATCATAACTTGGCTTTAGATTTTTATAGTGCTGATGGACAATTAGTAGTTTTCGAGGATCAAAACGTAACATCGTACACTCAATTTTTTAAGGAAAACGAATTACAGTTTGCAACCAAAGATACTTCTGATTACAAAATAGCCATGTTGCTAGAAGATGGGTTCTGGAGAGTTCGTCATATAGTTAAACAACCTTTATCAAAACCAGATACTGTACTACAAAAGAAATCTCCATACATCAAAGGCAAAAAAATTATAGTTGATAGTAGTACCTATCAGATAAAAGGAATCAATTATTATCCTCAAAAAAACCCTTGGAATATGTTTGGTGATGATTTTGAAATCGCTACTATTAGAAAGGATCTAGAAATTATTAAAAATGCAGGGCTTAATACTATTAGAATTTTTGTGCCGTATGAAGAGTTTGGTAAAGAGTACGTAAAAGCTGAAAAACTTAAAAAGCTAAAACAAGTATTAGATCTTGCGGAAGATGCTAAACTAAAAGCAGTCGTTACTCTTTTTGATTTTTATGGAAATTATGCTATTGACGATTGGACTTTTACACATAAACATGCAGAACAAATTGTTAATGCAATAAAAGATCACAATGCACTGTTAGTTTGGGATATTAAAAATGAGCCTAATTTAGATTTTGAGAGTCGAAGAAAAGAAACAGTACTCGCTTGGTTAAAAGAAATGACTCATCAAGTACGATCTTTAGATAGTGTCCATCCAATAACGGTTGGTTGGTCATCCATAGAATCCGCCAATTTACTAAGTGATGAATTAGATATTATATCTTTTCATTATTACAGAGATTTAGAAAATTTTTCTGAATCTTTTAATACGATATCTTCCATTAATAAACCTTTAGTATTGCAAGAATTTGGCTTATCTTCTAATAAAGGGTTATGGGCACCGTTTGGGAATTCTGAAAAAGATCAAGCTTCTTATCACGAGAAGTTTCAAAAAATCATACAAAAGAATAAACTCCACTATATGTCTTGGACATTATATGATTTTGATAACATTCCTACCGAAGTAGTTGGTAGATTACCTTGGCGTAAAAATGCTCAGAAACATTTTGGGTTTATTGATTCTGAAGGAAATAAAAAAGATGCTTTTCAATTTATAAGTTATTGA
- a CDS encoding glycosyltransferase, translating into MKLAIVTAYPPSKVTLNEYAFHLVKHFRQQEEITELVLLTDITESEANIEFEEAGCKVIVKSCWKFNSYKNIISVMKAVKQTKPDAILFNLQFMKFGDKKIAAALGLLLPFLCKIKKIPTVVLLHNIMEQVDLGKAGFTNNIVLKTVFNWIGTILTRFVLASDRVAVTISKYVDILEKKYNAKNVVLIPHGTFEIPEEPSYDLPEGPLKVMTFGKFGTYKKVEILIDAVKKVRATTGADLEVVIAGTDNPNTPGYLEQVKNQYDDVPQVTFTGYVEEEDVPVIFGESAMVVFPYTSTTGSSGVLHQAGSYGKAVVMPDLGDLSILVKEEGYRGEFFDPKSTDSLATAIEKIVVDTTYRNQLAKANYKAATAFPMSRITKMYIDTFKNIKSGKSKKNEKELQGVSV; encoded by the coding sequence ATGAAATTAGCAATTGTAACTGCTTATCCACCGAGTAAAGTAACATTAAATGAATATGCTTTTCATTTGGTAAAACATTTTAGACAACAAGAAGAGATAACAGAATTAGTGTTGTTAACTGATATTACAGAATCAGAAGCTAACATAGAGTTCGAAGAAGCAGGTTGTAAAGTGATTGTAAAGTCTTGCTGGAAATTTAATAGTTATAAAAATATAATATCGGTTATGAAAGCCGTTAAGCAAACAAAACCAGATGCGATTCTTTTTAATCTTCAATTTATGAAGTTTGGAGATAAGAAAATTGCAGCTGCTTTGGGTTTATTGTTGCCATTTTTGTGCAAAATAAAAAAGATTCCAACCGTTGTTTTACTTCATAATATTATGGAACAAGTGGATTTAGGTAAAGCTGGTTTTACAAATAATATTGTATTAAAAACCGTATTTAATTGGATCGGGACGATACTAACAAGGTTTGTATTAGCTTCTGATCGAGTAGCGGTGACTATTAGCAAATACGTCGATATTCTTGAAAAGAAATACAATGCCAAAAATGTAGTGCTTATTCCTCACGGTACTTTTGAGATTCCGGAAGAACCTTCTTATGATTTACCAGAAGGCCCACTTAAGGTGATGACATTTGGAAAATTTGGAACTTATAAAAAAGTAGAAATATTAATTGATGCGGTAAAAAAAGTAAGAGCTACTACTGGTGCTGATCTCGAAGTTGTTATTGCTGGTACCGATAACCCAAATACTCCTGGATATTTAGAACAGGTAAAAAACCAATATGATGATGTGCCGCAAGTAACCTTTACTGGATATGTAGAAGAGGAAGATGTTCCAGTAATTTTTGGAGAGAGTGCAATGGTCGTATTTCCTTATACATCTACTACAGGAAGTTCTGGTGTATTACATCAAGCAGGAAGTTATGGAAAAGCTGTAGTAATGCCTGATTTAGGAGACCTTAGTATATTAGTAAAAGAAGAAGGGTATAGAGGAGAGTTTTTTGACCCTAAAAGTACCGATAGTCTAGCTACCGCAATAGAAAAAATAGTAGTGGATACAACGTATAGAAATCAATTAGCAAAAGCAAATTATAAAGCAGCAACAGCATTCCCTATGAGTAGGATAACTAAAATGTACATAGATACATTTAAGAATATAAAGAGCGGGAAAAGCAAAAAGAATGAAAAAGAGTTACAAGGAGTATCTGTTTAA